One stretch of Alcaligenes faecalis DNA includes these proteins:
- a CDS encoding DUF1840 domain-containing protein, protein MLVVFKSKAAADVLMFSEHAMPILRAAGRSYPDGLPERGVFTAEQLSEAIGNIERAIGQDRENKHSPHEDEDEDKEHPISQAVSFSQRAYPLLDMLRQANNTGVPVMWEPADSSW, encoded by the coding sequence ATGCTAGTCGTCTTTAAAAGCAAAGCCGCCGCCGATGTTCTGATGTTCTCTGAACATGCCATGCCTATTCTCCGGGCCGCGGGGCGCTCCTATCCTGATGGTTTGCCCGAGCGTGGCGTGTTCACGGCAGAGCAACTGTCCGAAGCCATTGGCAATATCGAGCGAGCGATCGGGCAAGACCGGGAAAACAAGCATTCGCCCCACGAGGACGAAGACGAGGACAAGGAACACCCGATTTCGCAGGCCGTGAGCTTCAGCCAACGTGCCTATCCTTTGCTGGATATGTTGCGCCAGGCGAATAACACCGGCGTGCCGGTGATGTGGGAACCGGCAGATAGTTCCTGGTAG